GGACCGGCGGGCGCGGATCAGCCGTATCGCCTCGTCGGTGGAGTACCCCCGGCGGACCAGGGCGTGCGCGACGACGAGCCCCGACCTGTTGTAGCCGTGATAACAGCGGACGAGCACGCTCCGCCCCGCGTCCAGCGCGTCGCACGCGGCGACGGCCAGCCGCATCACGCCGGCCAGCTGCGTCCCGTCCAGCGGCCCGTCCGGAATCGGCCACACATGGTGCTCGACACCGGAGTCGGGCCCGTGCCCGGGCAGCCGTAGCAGGGTCTGTACGAGATCGAACTCGTCCCGCACCACCGCGAACTCCCGTTGCCCCGACCGCCCCCGGAACTCGTGCCCGCCCATCCACAGACCGGGCGTGATCTCGCTCCACGGACTGTCCGGAGCGGGTACGTCGGGTTGCTTCCTGCGCGTCCGCAACGGCGCCTCCCCAAGCCCCAGCGACTGACCCAAAGGTAACCGGGTTCTTGCCCCTTGAGCACCCCGCCTGTTCCCATGGTCGAGGGGTGATGGTGCATGAACGGACTGCGCGTCATACCGACCTGGCGCCACGGTCAGGAACGGCTGTACGTCTGTCACACCGACGGAAGGAACGTTGCCTGGTACGACAGGGAGGCGGCCCGGATCAACCTGCTGAGCGAGGACCGCAGAGAGGACGTCCTGCACGCCCTCGGCCCCTTCCTCACCGGCCCGGTCACGGTGGGCCCACCCCCGGTACCGACCCCCGCGGAACTGGCCCGCCTGACCCTCCACCCCGACGACGACCTGGCCCCCAACCGCCCCGGCGAGGCCCTCCACGTGGCCCTCGACCGCGACCCGGGCCCGCAACACCGCCTCCGTCCCGACCCCCGCCGCCGAGCCCTGACCGCGGAACAGGCGGTGGGCGAAGCCCTGGACGCCCTGGACGGCGCGGGCTGGCACGCCCTCCACTCGATCCCCCTCCCCGGCGGCGACCGCCTCCACCACCTGCTGATCGGCCCCGGCGGCCTCTTCGCCCTGCACACGCTCTACGCCCGCAAACAACGCGTCCAGATCACCGACCCCATGGTCACCCTGGGCCGCCGAGACCCCCTGCCCCTGCTCCGCCGAGCCCGTTCCGACGCGGCCCGGGCGTCGTACGCGCTGACGGCCGAGGTCCACCCGGTCCTCGCCCTGTCCGGTCCGGCGGACGTCAGCGCGACGACGCCACTGCGCGAGGTCCGCGTACTCCAGGACACGGAGCTGTCCGGACTGGCAAGAACGGGTGGGGTGTTGAAGCCGGCGGACGTGGAGGCACTGCACGCGATGGCGAGGGACCGGCATACGTGGGGGAGGGTGTGAGGCCTGCTTCCCCGGTACGGGTGCGCTTCCGGGCGAGTTCGTCACGCGTGTTCCCAAGTGGACGTCGGGCCGCCCGCTTCTTGGCCAGTGTCGGGCTTCCGCGGCCCGAGTAAAGGGCGCTCCCTGCGGTCGCGTCGGCTACGCCGATTCCGCTCCGCTCCACCCTTGACTAGGGCCGCTCCAGCCCGTTTCAGAAGCGAGCGAGCGGCCCCGAAAGACGGTTGCCCAGGTACGCAGACCCTCGGGCCTGCTATGCCCTCACCCGGCGCCAAGGGCGCGCTCGCGTCTCGCCAGCACGCCGGGCCGGCTCAGCGGCCAACGCCGGGTGGAGTGGAGGGGAGTGGGGGGAGTGGGGGGGAGGGGAGTGGACTGGAGGGGAGTGGGGTGGAGTGTGCCGGATGGAGCAGGTCGGAGCGGAGCGGAGCGGGGCAGGGCGAGGCAGGGCGAGGCAGGGCGAGGTAGAGCGGAGTAGAGCGGGGTGGGATGGACGAGTGGTGTCAGGAGGCTGTCCCCAAAACTAACCACCTATCCGCTACTTGACCGGTTAGGAGAACACCCAGCTTCCCGAACCCCCTCACACCCCCCGGCTCCCGGCGCAAGCCGCCAGCCCGCCCGGAGGCATCTCGAGACAGGGCGAACCCACCACCCACCACCGACCACTCGGAGTCAGCCACCGAGCCGACCCG
The nucleotide sequence above comes from Streptomyces sp. N50. Encoded proteins:
- a CDS encoding dual specificity protein phosphatase family protein encodes the protein MRTRRKQPDVPAPDSPWSEITPGLWMGGHEFRGRSGQREFAVVRDEFDLVQTLLRLPGHGPDSGVEHHVWPIPDGPLDGTQLAGVMRLAVAACDALDAGRSVLVRCYHGYNRSGLVVAHALVRRGYSTDEAIRLIRARRSPWALHNDLFVEYLRTGLSTARLLEELAE
- a CDS encoding nuclease-related domain-containing protein encodes the protein MNGLRVIPTWRHGQERLYVCHTDGRNVAWYDREAARINLLSEDRREDVLHALGPFLTGPVTVGPPPVPTPAELARLTLHPDDDLAPNRPGEALHVALDRDPGPQHRLRPDPRRRALTAEQAVGEALDALDGAGWHALHSIPLPGGDRLHHLLIGPGGLFALHTLYARKQRVQITDPMVTLGRRDPLPLLRRARSDAARASYALTAEVHPVLALSGPADVSATTPLREVRVLQDTELSGLARTGGVLKPADVEALHAMARDRHTWGRV